The proteins below come from a single Cryptococcus gattii WM276 chromosome D, complete sequence genomic window:
- a CDS encoding uncharacterized protein (Similar to TIGR gene model, INSD accession AAW43094.1): MASVPPPYSSRDHAQAQPGPQSSNVSSSSPTQEFSETTSVCLEWKITGLKSMYESTRGEQKSKCVKSAVFGDVDTTWETLFYANSGASNQTAGDHVSLYLSCVPTSQERNSKLAGQWTRKGLWWFKFEIRPASTAANPKPEPIASKDASDHTFAVKTANWGWQAFAKRDLVFSHPSVLATDSFVIVCTIQAQPQPPAGFWLGVGLQPGQGAGVNTRGIGSGGGLSAWSTEHGYGGVAGGTTAGGGARKVVPKDLITSVGSLLDDPLYSDVEFIIPSRRGTPAKKIYAIKKMLERWDYFEAMFNGGFGEEERAINEDETYDDDELDILSDSDMGDENGIFEDEEVPRSPELGLTTTTSRASSTPPLNPHRHMASSDFTGKQQAGDDDGKQATIPGGLGNPVEINRQPANNQERKIDEEGMINKEVRDGGGTGKKKEVLGPKKTRVVIRDAAWCTWWALLYWIYTDVIYFAPLSSSFEHDPKNMGATAPDTDSEEPQTRLDWIHRWMAEHDIDLPPDPSSSSALSSSFYELHLGPRPVSAKSIYRLADKLGLLPLKLRAFQHICGQLTSRNVPAEVFSRFSSTFEDVRKVEVACFLKNWGEIKKSETMMQIWKNIRHGKHVGFEEVWPLIVGQLDFKPAV; the protein is encoded by the exons ATGGCTTCTGTCCCACCGCCATACTCATCGCGCGATCACGCACAAG CTCAGCCCGGACCTCAGTCCAGCAACGTATCATCAAGCTCGCCTACTCAAGAATTCTCAGAAACCACTTCAGTCTGTCTAGAATGGAAAATCACTGGTTTAAAGTCAATGTATGAGAGCACGCGAGGCGAGCAGAAATC GAAATGTGTTAAATCCGCAGTGTTTGGAGATGTTGATACGACTTGGGAGACTCTATTCTACGCCAACTCCGGAGCTTCCAACCAGACCGCGGGCGATCACGTTAGCCTATACCTTTCATGTGTA CCCACCTCCCAAGAGCGCAACTCAAAACTCGCAGGACAGTGGACCAGAAAAGGTCTTTGGTGGTTCAAATTCGAAATCAGGCCAGCTTCCACCGCAGCGAATCCCAAGCCCGAACCCATCGCCTCAAAGGACGCTTCCGACCATACATTTGCTGTGAAGACTGCGAATTGGGGATGGCAGGCTTTCGCGAAAAGGGATCTCGTGTTCTCACATCCATCCGTTTTGGCAACCGACTCTTTCGTGATTGTGTGTACAATCCAAGCACAACCTCAGCCCCCGGCAGGCTTCTGGCTAGGTGTAGGGCTGCAGCCTGGACAAGGAGCGGGTGTCAATACGAGAGGTATCGGAAGCGGCGGCGGACTTAGTGCATGGTCGACAGAACATGGATATGGAGGAGTGGCAGGGGGAACCACGGCTGGTGGTGGGGCGCGAAAAGTTGTGCCGAAAGATTTGATTACATCTGTCGGCTCTCTGCTGGATGATCCTT TGTATTCGGATGTTGAATTTATAATACCGTCCAGGAGGGGAACGCCAGCAAAGAAGATATACGCCATCAAGAAAATGCTCGAACGATGGGATTACTTTGAGGCAATGTTTAATGGTGGCTttggggaggaggagagagcGATTAATGAGGAT GAAACTTATGACGATGACGAGCTCGACATTCTATCCGACTCGGACATGGGAGATGAGAATGGTATTtttgaagatgaggaggtGCCAAGGTCACCGGAACTTGGCCTTACGACCACAACCAGCCGTGCTAGCTCGACACCGCCACTCAACCCACACCGACATATGGCTTCATCCGACTTTACTGGTAAGCAACAAGCCGGAGACGATGACGGCAAGCAGGCGACCATACCAGGAGGTCTTGGTAATCCTGTCGAAATTAACAGACAGCCTGCGAATAATCAAGAACGAAAGATCGACGAAGAAGGTATGATCAACAAGGAAGTAAGAGATGGGGGTGGTACaggcaagaagaaggaagtgTTGGGACCAAAGAAGACACGAGTTGTCATTAGAGACGCTGCTTGGTGCACATGGTGGGCACTTCTCTACTGG ATCTATACCGACGTCATCTACTTTGCTCCTCTAAGCTCTTCTTTCGAGCATGACCCCAAGAACATGGGTGCAACTGCTCCTGATACAGATTCTGAAGAACCCCAGACTCGATTAGATTGGATTCATCGATGGATGGCTGAGCATGATATTGACCTTCCTCCCGACCCTTCGTCGTCATCAGCTCTCTCTTCGTCATTCTACGAACTTCACCTTGGCCCCCGGCCGGTCTCTGCCAAATCAATTTATCGTCTGGCAGATAAATTGGGTCTTTTGCCCCTCAAACTTCGTGCTTTCCAACATATCTGTGGCCAGCTCACGTCGCGTAATGTTCCGGCAGAAGTATTCAGCAGATTCAGCTCGACATTCGAAGATGTCAGGAAGGTCGAAGTGGCGTGTTTCTTGAAGAATTGGGGCGAGATCAAGAAGAGCGAAACGATGATGCAAATCTGGAAGAACATTAGACATGGCAAGCATGTAGGCTTTGAGGAAG TCTGGCCCTTGATTGTTGGACAACTTGACTTTAAACCTGCAGTTTGA